The Gossypium hirsutum isolate 1008001.06 chromosome A13, Gossypium_hirsutum_v2.1, whole genome shotgun sequence nucleotide sequence gtctctgatggctttttctccatcatttgcaaggtcatacggtctggcaccatatccgatacatgcttgtactgttcgcaaaatgctgacgccaagtcattccaggatcgaatcttttctctactaagttgattgtaccaccgaagagctgaccctgttagactatcttgaaagcaatgtatgagtagtttatcctcgttcacataaccagtcattttccgacagaacataatgagatgtgctttcgggcaccttgtcccatcatacttctcaaaatcaggcactttgaacttcggaggcaaaattagatcaggtaccaaactgagttccttggcacctagtgcggagaagacttcagtgccttctattgctttgagtctttcctctagactcctatattttgcgtcatggttatccaatttcaacttggctacctctgctgggtcatccagatctggaactagtggattagcagaACTAGCTCCTGGGTTcgacgctaacattccttgccccaaattagtgggtggagcaggtggcataggtcgatgttccaagccagtgggttcctcttgagtataccctctttgtattgtatatacgggcggtggagtgaatcccagGGGATAGAGTGaatcctgatcatggtgaattcttgaccgaggttccataacaGCGGGGTTCTGCATGGGCcattttcctttgaccaaagttgtcatcatctccatcattttagccatctgatctctttgctcgagtgattcctctcgagatatcaccattaggtctctcgtctcttgttgcgatttggccagttgcttttgtaattccttttgagctttttccatcctttcaattctctcattgaattcattctccattactctagcttgtcggcgcgttttatacggatgacgtggttccagtcttgaagtctagcaactgcgaattgtacgttttaacctcagcgaacgagtatgggatataCAATGAATGAactgatgcatgaatgaatgcatgaatgtcaaatgagtgtcagttatgaatgaaatgcaagaaattggtgttgatttcaagatagccccatatttaggcatttcatttatcaacatagtctattacacaaagttctcacttttccaacagttacacaaatttcctagccacattgtcttgtttcttcacttgctctaaaaactctgatatgctcgatctttggctcggggggaattggcaactgagaacttcggcttcatctgataattgaacaacttgcatagccgctttacgaatttcattgatcaagaagtcaagttgcatttcttttctttgagggttccttcatacgcgtgaatgtccctatcgtactgctcactcttttcttctagaacattcaagaggttatctaattgttgttgacgagattgcagcatattttctagatcacatgttttcctttttaattcttaatgttcagactgactattcgccaattttgcagccactatttcatactcggcgttcttccttcttaactctatcacagcgcgcgcagccttttcctcctctttctttgcttttcccttccaaaactccattcctcccttgatattgctaatttcttccttccattctgctgtcgacttgcccaacccgctattctttatagtgtttcttaatttcttgttttctaaatgaaggtcccttaagtcgtttctcacaatctcgacttctctttgtactttttcagtcctggacctttcaacctgaacttcaatcttcagttgatagttttcttcttgaagggcactaaggttccgagacatcttggccttttctcgttcgaattcttgtcttgccatttctagctcagacggtgtttcctccgagaaaggattctggatggtgtagtttgttgatgagatttgctgactatttacccgttgcttcctccatatgtcgtaatcttgggtaagggtatcagcatacaaagctaattccatgaaatgaatttccttccaatactttgcagtgtctcggactctcttcatatatccttcacccgcgaaagtgaactcgaactgtgctaatcatccagttgcggggaggaattgtcgcgaagaaaactgcctttggactaatagcggggcatatccaactcctccccataacccgagtagaggtacccaatcttggcttccacatttgtatagcagaactgaaggacggatccagggtgctctcaatgttatattctcggcgcgaagattctgaaaaactgatacccaatgttgctcggtgacttccttcggccattctttcttgaggtaagcttctagcggggagaatgttttagaaaacatgtggaacggagtgcgctctaccttccagaagtgactcaaaatccaaacattgagcaactgcgcgcatccgataaatcgtccctctccttttcttcgacaactattcagggacctgaaggtctcggctaggatggtcgggacagggttgattccttgttttaacctttcgaagaaatcaactactgcaacttcgagatgtccgagaacttttggaaaaatgaccaaaccgtaaatggccaaagcgaatagatttacccttttcagcatgttgggatggttcagagccaaatctcgtagggaggaccatagaatgcaaatggtttcattcttcttctttatctgtttttcggcccatgcatcagtcatgtctgtcagtctcactaactttttcttgaaggtcatcgacttaggctccttcacatatattttgccgaattgtacattgttgatgcggagtaaagcagcatactcttctatggttggagtcatgtcttcttgattgaaggtgaaacactgataagctgggtcccagaatcgaaccatgacttgaatcaactgttcgtctataCGGATGGTGATCAGatgagctatatctccatacctctcagtgaaaatgtctctagtgtctgaatcccactgattccaaattcgaaccaaatcctcaaggttattttggcgaacatttacagttatatgttcgggcaaattgGCGACACAtccttccactagactatcccccttttctttctgaatttttagagaccagtcccgaaccacggcacccttctcggttatttgtgtaattgactcctccatcagaaacccgttttttggcaaccaacccTTAGTCAACGCCTTcttaatatgatgcctatgatgcatgatgaaaataaaagtgaaaacaaacaaacttggttagtaaacacaacaaatataatttgaaaaacaaattaaactacccaatccaattattttgcacAAACAGTGTAAATGGATGGCAAAAGGTATTTTCCCCGTGTACTAGTTTTggtgactataagcggacagaggttcggcatggctctagttaggtgactcgtatggttcactatatgcggttttggttctagataggtactcgaattgcccgtactatcatctgctgagattaacacggagcctcgatcatagcccatcacaggctttcgagatcaattcgagggattacatttacttatgcctatgcggagggacaagttaactcacgaaagcataagtcatatgtaacccgaaagtattcactagcctgtgcggaggaacgagttaactcacgaaggcgtagcatttactttctcttaacagggacggagcccgggtatagagctcatgttatgcaacaaaaaatgcacgtgcacggtgtgtggggagaaacttgtaaacctttacgttttatttaaagaaactaaaccaaaattaaaaccataaaaattaaaaactgaaaaacaaccaaataagcaagttagaggaaatatttacagcacgatataaatgcatgaattttgaaaacgagatttttCGGATCATGACCAAATGTTTACTTTGAAcgaggaaatttgaaaattttgacaaaatgtgtttaattccagacacgactcttAACAATTTGTCCCtagcggagtcgccagctgtagcgacgtaaaaattttagtttcgggtcgctaattgtggcaatctagtgaaaaagtttggaaactgaagttcgattttaaaataaagagggattcgccaccgatcctttttcctaggtgtgatcggacacctaataaatttatttttaaaacaaaagaaggccgagtttaggtctacgttaaaatcagaGACAAAGTAgggctcgggagtcagttacgcgcgaggaatgtattagcaccctcgcgacgcccaaaattggtatcttttaaacatgtgttgtcttaattttcaaaaagtctAGTTCAATTTAAATTCCAATCGTGATCCGATTTAAAAGACGAGaactttcaatttttgatttttgagaaggatataccaTTTTAACATGAGCCgacaaattccatccaacatagcgatgagatttacgacttaatgttaaatcgatatattgcctcgattagtaattaaaacataaaagatattcatgaaataagaataaatcaAAGAAGCAAACAATGACATTATCAATGAAAAAGGTTAACATAATACTAGAGCAGTAGCAaaacagtaataataatatttaaaagagaaataaaaccaaacatgaataaatataaagtacatttagtaataataatataaggtaACAgataaatatgcaaaaatataatatgtgacatatatacatgatatgatatttaaaagaattgtataaatataatgGTATCCAAGAATATACGGATAATATGATATTAAAGGTATATACAtagtatataaaagaaaatatgtatgtggaaatgtataagaaatatatatataactagtaatattaaagatatatacataacatatatagaaCGTATACAATACGtacataccttagaaatgataataaaactattttgtacactacacaaatacatacatacatatataaatatatatataaataatagtattagaaatataccatataatattagatatatatataatagtataaaaaaatataactaataatattaaaatatataataatatatataaaatataatattaaaaacttatATACATCACGTATGTGAAGAatacatataatattaaaacatttacatgatatatacatattagaaataaatagcaactaataatagtaatattagAAATATAATGAAGTATAAAAAAAcgaatataatataatagtaatattaaaataaagtaattaaaatagtactatatataaatgtatgaatatatacatatataatatacttatgttaatattaataataatgctAAAACTAGAAATAATAATCATTAGTAGtaataatactttaaaaataattaatatattaataaaagataatagtaataatattaataatatgtaaaaagaataaaaataaacgaaaaaggactaaatcggcCTAAGAACAGAATTTCGGggcgaatttaaaaagaaataaagaagtaaAGAACCAAAATGAACACGCGTGAAAACAATGAGGACCAAAAGCGTAATATTCTCTATTACCCAAAACGCAGTGCAACGCGGAAGGATTAAATTGATGAACGGGCAAAACtctggggccaaattaaaatattaaaaacctgattgtaaaatcataaaaaagcggaggggctgaaagcgcaattagcccctccacttaaaaaacacgcggatcctgagtgGGTAtggtcgggtcgacccgatccAGCagcctaaacggcgccgtttcgttTAGTAAAagggggggaccaaaacggtgcgttttggtcccctatataagttaaaaactttgtaaaaatttcatttgGCAACAGcagatagaaaaaaaaagaaagagaaaggagAAAAGAGAGAAGGGAGGAAGGAGAGGGGGGAGAAGAGGGAGCTCCGGCCatgggccggtcaccggacggccaccggagcctcgccggcgccggcgccggccaccgcggaaaggtaaaaatttatttttttatatttttatatgttttatatttttgcactatatatgtgtataaatatgAGTAGAAAatgacaaagaaaagaaaatagaaaaatatgaagccgattcaataaaaatttaaagtcaccttttttttattttgattttcgaTCTTGTAGTTCCTCTATTGTTTTATCACTGCTTGTGTATTGAagttatttctctctttttttacttaaaaattccCCCCCTTACATCTGTTTTTCTTCGGGCTtttataacctttataaaatttatttaatattgttgTCCATCTTCTTTCTGGTCTTGCAGGGAATGGGAAAACGGCGGTGGCAGAGGCATGATGGTACAGAGGAGCAGGTGaccgacatggtggcatggagagctgggcgtggcagacgaggaggccaCGCGAGGCATGCGGCACTAGGGTTAGTGGGATTAGGGTTTCTGAATGCTGGTCTTGGGCTAGGGATTTGGTATTGGTTTGGGCTTGTTTTGTTTAATGGGCTTATTGGGTTAGGGGTTTTTGGATTAGGGCAGGTTAGTTTGAGCTaggttagttgggttttgggtttagttgTTGGGCTTTGGgggtggcccaaaattggcctgtacagaaGGAAAGTGATGATGGAAAAGAATTGAGGTTTACCGGGTTTTATGACTCCCCTTATGCGCAAAATAGAAGGGCTACTTGGGGAATGTTGAGAAACCTGAGTCGATTTCAAGGCTTACCTTGGATGGTTTGTGGAGATTTTAATGAGATTCGTTATTCTTTTGAAAAGGTGGGTGGCATACCAAGGGAATAGATGATGATGACGACTGCTTTTAGGGATATTTTGAATAAGTGTCAACTGATGGATGTTGGTTTCTTGAGTACTTGGTTTACATGAGAAAGAGGGTACTGGAGACTAATATCTGTGAAAGGCTTGACAAGGGAGTGGCAAATTTGGAATAGAGGAATATGTTTCCATTAGTTGTAATCCATCATTTTTCGCATTCTTTTTCCAACCATTGTCCCCTTCTACTTAATACAGATATAGGATTGAATCTCATGCCCAAAAAGGTATTTAGATTTGAGGCGTGGTGGGTTAAAGAGGAGAATTGTGCAGATGAGGTTAGATGATTGTAGCAGGAAAGTAGATGCGATATCTTAGAGAAGTTAAAGGGTTTACAGTGTGGGCTTAGGGGCAGCTGAGCTTAGACATACGAGGGAAAGGCGTAAAAAAGAATTGATAGAAAAATAGAGTTCCTATTAGATCAAGACAAAATTGATGAGAGTATGGTTGAGTTGATTAATACTAGAGTTTACCTTAATTTAGAGATTGATCAGGACGAGATGTAATGATAGCAAAGAGCTCGGGTAAACTAGTTGAAATTAGGggataaaaataagaattttttcaTGATTATGCCTCGCAAAGAATGAGAAGAAACACTATTTGTAGTTTAAGGCATGATAATGGAGAAGAGACTTGTGATGAAGGGGAGATGGAAGAAATTGCAATGAGTTATTTTCAACAACTTTTCTTGTCTAATGCCTGTGGGGATACTGAGCATATCCTTGTTGGGATTGAGAGGTGTGTTTCTGAGGAAGAGAATTCGAAGTTGATGGCGAATTATATGAAGGTGGATGTCGTGGCGGCTCTTAAGAAGATGGGTCCTACGAAGGCGCCAGGGAGGATGGTTTTCTATATTCTTTCAATAGTTTTGGCATATTATGGGCTATGAGGTAATGGAACATTGCTTGGGCATTTTAAATAAAGGCATGCATGTGGACCtttgtaattttattaatatcGTGCTTATACCTAAAGTCTCTAATCTAGTGAATTTAGGAAATTTCAGACCTATTAGTTTATGCAATGTTCTTTATAAAATAGTTGCCAAAACTAGGAGTGAttattcgatcgagtcgagtcgaatcaagtaaaaaaattcaagttagtCGAGTTAACAATCATATTTTaacaaccgaactcaatttgaattttttttcgaattgaatcgaattgagtgaaaaattttaagttaagtcgagtcgagttaacgaatcgtATTATCTATACTCAATGTTACATTTAtatggaccgattatttaactagtagacgaaatacaagattatttaactacataaacaatataattattttaccttttaacttaacgagtgaatatttatcaaaacatCGAAATTTTGCTTTTTAACTTAatagttttaacttttaactttagaaaaggaaaacatttatcaaaacgacataattttgccttttcttattcgaATTTTCGAATAACTAGAATTCTgtaattcatatttgagttaaacaaaaaaaacttaattttttattcgagttgatccgaataacttaattaactcaaataactcgaactatttaattcgaAATGTGAATTTTTTATCCAGTTTTTGAAATCGAATTGGATTTTACTCACCCCTAGCCAGAATTATTGTGAATCAATTCAAAAGTATAATAGGTAATTACATTGATGGTGCCCAAAGTGCCTTTATGTCAGATTAATTTCGAATAATGTGCTCATTGCCTATGAGATTCTTCATACCTTCAGACAAAAAAAAGTTGGGAAGAAAGGGCTACGACACTTAAGTTAGACATGAGCAAAGCGTATGACAAGGTGGAGTGGTATTTTTTAAGAGTAACGATGTTACGGATGTGATTTCATACTTTGTGGGTTAAAAAT carries:
- the LOC107895231 gene encoding uncharacterized protein, translating into MEESITQITEKGAVVRDWSLKIQKEKGDSLVEGCVANLPEHITVNVRQNNLEDLVRIWNQWDSDTRDIFTERYGDIAHLITIRIDEQLIQVMVRFWDPAYQCFTFNQEDMTPTIEEYAALLRINNVQFGKIYVKEPKSMTFKKKLVRLTDMTDAWAEKQIKKKNETICILWSSLRDLALNHPNMLKRVNLFALAIYGLVIFPKVLGHLEVAVVDFFERLKQGINPVPTILAETFRSLNSCRRKGEGRFIGCAQLLNVWILSHFWKVERTPFHMFSKTFSPLEAYLKKEWPKEVTEQHWVSVFQNLRAENITLRAPWIRPSVLLYKCGSQDWVPLLGLWGGVGYAPLLVQRQFSSRQFLPATG